Genomic window (Hydrogenimonas cancrithermarum):
CGAGCTTTGAAAGCGTTGAAGAACCACCTCCACCACCACATCCGCTGAAAAAGACAGGTCCTGAAAGCGTAGAGGCCGCAGCTACACTGATAAAACTTCTCCTATCCATCGCCACTCCTTATTTATATAAATTTTACTAATCCATGATAACTGATGAATGATTAGTTCAATATTAAATTAACTTATATGTTTAACTTCTTTTTACCATTTCGAAAAATTATTTTACGGGTTTTTGGATGCATTTATTCGCCATTCCACACTTTTTCCACACTTCTTTTTTACAATCCCTCAACCAAACAACACAAAAGGAGAAAGCAATGAGACTATTGCCATTCGCAGCAACCATTCTGCTCGCATTTATATCCCTTCAGGCGGCCGCGTTCGAAAAGACGGCCAGGTATAGAAACCTGAAAGTCGAAATGGTTTCGGACAAACCGCTGACACCGGGCACGAATCGCCTCAAACTCAAAGTTCTCAAAGGGGGCATGCCGCTCGACGACGCCAAAGTGGCGCTCAAAATCTTCATGCCGGCGATGCCGGGCATGCCCTACATGGAATCCAAAACGGTAGCCAAGCCGCTTGGCGACGGCCTGTACGAAGCGACCTTCAATACGGCGATGGGCGGTACGTGGCAGGTGTACATCTTCGTAACGACCAAAGCGGGCAAAAAGTACCGCATCAAAACTTCATTGAACTTATAGGAACAAAAGATGCGACTTTGGCTTCTTTTCATCGTGTTTGTGGCATCTGTGCAAGCAACGACCTTGCAACAACTTATCGATTCGGCACTTGCGAACCATCCAAGTTTGGATGTTGCCAAATCACGCATTGCAGCGGCCGACTATGCCGTGCAGCGGGCGAAAAACTTCGACAATCCGGTACTGGGGCTCTCGGTCAACGACCTTCGGCTCGACGATTTCACAAACCGCTCACTCGAACCGATGCAGACCCAGGCCGTAACACTGTCGCAGAAAATCCCCTGGTTCGGCAAACGTGAGACCAAAAAAGCGATCGAAGAGGCCAAAAAGTCACTGCTTTTTGCTTCAATGAAGGAAGCCGAAGCGGAGCTCGTCGCACGCATCAGGCAAAACGGCTACCGCATTTGGGAGATCGAGCGCCTGATCGCCATTACACGCGACACGATCGCGCTGACTGAGCAGAACATTGAACTCTACGAAGCCTACACCGCTTCGAGCGAATCGGGCAACACCCATATGGGCATCATGTCCGCCGAACTGGTCAAGTCACGTC
Coding sequences:
- a CDS encoding FixH family protein gives rise to the protein MRLLPFAATILLAFISLQAAAFEKTARYRNLKVEMVSDKPLTPGTNRLKLKVLKGGMPLDDAKVALKIFMPAMPGMPYMESKTVAKPLGDGLYEATFNTAMGGTWQVYIFVTTKAGKKYRIKTSLNL